A stretch of the Campylobacter sp. 19-13652 genome encodes the following:
- a CDS encoding LL-diaminopimelate aminotransferase: MFEEIRFHTIERLPNYVFAEVNAIKMAARRDGADIIDFSMGNPEGRTPKHIVDKLCESAQKDKTHGYSVSAGIYKLRLAICEWYRQKYGVSLDPETEAVAVMGSKEGFVHLTQAIINPGDVAVVPDPAYPIHTQAFIIAGGNVAKMPLSFNDKFELDENKFFDDLTRTIHASSPKPKYVVVNFPHNPTTVTVQKSFYERLVALSKQERFYIISDIAYADLCFDGYKTPSIFEVEGAKDVAVETYTLSKSYNMAGWRVGFVCGNKRLIAALKKIKSWFDYGMFTPIQVAATFALESGSECVEEISAGYKRRQEVLIESFAQAGWQLNAPQASMFIWAKIPPVAAHLGSLEFSKQLLIKAGVAVSPGVGFGEGGEGYVRIALIENENRIRQAARNIKKYLREFK, translated from the coding sequence ATGTTTGAGGAGATTAGATTTCACACGATAGAGCGGTTGCCAAATTACGTATTTGCCGAGGTCAATGCTATAAAAATGGCAGCACGCAGGGATGGGGCTGATATAATTGATTTTTCAATGGGGAATCCAGAAGGCAGGACGCCCAAGCACATAGTCGATAAGCTCTGCGAAAGCGCCCAAAAGGACAAAACGCACGGATATAGCGTGAGTGCAGGCATTTACAAGCTGAGATTAGCTATTTGCGAGTGGTACAGGCAAAAATACGGTGTGAGTCTAGACCCAGAGACCGAAGCTGTGGCTGTAATGGGCAGTAAGGAGGGCTTTGTGCATCTAACCCAAGCTATTATAAATCCAGGCGACGTCGCTGTCGTTCCAGACCCAGCCTACCCTATCCACACGCAGGCTTTTATCATTGCGGGTGGAAACGTTGCCAAAATGCCGCTTAGCTTTAATGATAAATTTGAACTCGATGAGAATAAATTCTTTGATGATTTAACTCGCACTATACATGCAAGTAGCCCAAAGCCAAAATATGTTGTGGTAAATTTCCCGCACAATCCTACAACCGTAACCGTACAAAAAAGCTTTTATGAGCGTTTAGTCGCCCTAAGCAAGCAAGAACGCTTTTATATCATCAGCGACATTGCCTACGCTGATTTGTGCTTTGATGGATATAAGACGCCTAGCATTTTTGAAGTTGAAGGCGCAAAAGACGTCGCAGTAGAGACCTATACATTATCAAAAAGCTATAATATGGCAGGCTGGAGAGTAGGCTTTGTGTGTGGGAATAAACGCCTAATCGCTGCGCTTAAAAAGATAAAATCGTGGTTTGATTATGGTATGTTTACACCCATTCAGGTGGCAGCGACCTTTGCGCTTGAAAGTGGCAGCGAGTGTGTGGAGGAGATAAGTGCAGGCTACAAACGTCGTCAGGAGGTGCTAATTGAATCCTTTGCTCAGGCAGGCTGGCAGCTAAACGCACCGCAGGCGAGTATGTTTATCTGGGCGAAAATTCCGCCAGTGGCAGCTCACCTAGGTAGCCTTGAGTTTTCAAAGCAGCTTTTAATCAAGGCTGGTGTGGCGGTTAGCCCTGGCGTGGGCTTTGGCGAAGGGGGCGAAGGATATGTGCGAATAGCCTTGATTGAAAATGAAAACCGCATACGCCAAGCGGCACGAAATATCAAAAAATATTTGAGAGAATTTAAATGA
- the rlmB gene encoding 23S rRNA (guanosine(2251)-2'-O)-methyltransferase RlmB translates to MIIYGKQLFLHVLKRHFKRIIEVYLAKDIEKPLFNEIVKTGAKIIRVDNKKAQALAAGGNHQGLLAKIEPVSFCDINELKQKDFIAVLYGLSDVGNIGAISRTAYALGCDGLAIVGKSANLAGILRSSSGAALELPIALVPDGLSLLNELKQVGFSLYATAAGGKNVSLVKFDKKLALVLGSEGDGLSAKVIAKCDKTVGVRLKNGFDSLNVSAAFAIICDRIVNE, encoded by the coding sequence ATGATAATATATGGAAAACAACTTTTTTTACACGTTTTAAAGCGCCATTTTAAGCGCATAATCGAGGTTTATCTTGCCAAAGATATAGAAAAGCCGCTATTTAACGAGATAGTAAAAACGGGTGCAAAGATAATCAGGGTGGATAATAAAAAAGCCCAAGCACTCGCGGCTGGTGGAAATCATCAGGGATTGCTGGCTAAAATCGAGCCTGTTTCGTTTTGTGATATTAACGAGCTTAAGCAAAAAGATTTTATCGCTGTGCTTTATGGGCTTAGCGATGTCGGAAATATCGGCGCTATCTCGCGGACCGCTTATGCGTTAGGCTGTGATGGGCTGGCAATAGTTGGCAAAAGTGCGAATCTGGCTGGAATTTTACGCTCTAGTAGTGGCGCGGCTTTGGAGCTACCTATTGCTTTAGTGCCTGATGGATTAAGCCTTTTAAATGAGCTAAAGCAGGTAGGATTTAGCCTGTATGCCACAGCTGCTGGAGGCAAAAATGTCTCTTTGGTTAAATTCGACAAAAAGCTAGCTTTAGTGCTAGGAAGCGAGGGCGATGGGTTAAGTGCTAAGGTCATTGCAAAGTGTGATAAAACAGTCGGCGTGCGGCTTAAAAACGGCTTTGATTCGTTAAATGTAAGTGCAGCTTTTGCAATAATATGTGATAGGATAGTAAATGAATAA
- the rsmI gene encoding 16S rRNA (cytidine(1402)-2'-O)-methyltransferase, which produces MLYFIPTPIGNLADISLRALSTLKECSVILCEDTRISKSLITLLNQRFDARINIDKFISVHSHNEAEFVSNLTPSFFDKNVAYLSDAGMPGISDPGAGLVKYALKNGIEFEVLAGANAALIALVSSGFCEKEFVFLGFLPNTGTQRKEALQNALNQPYPAIIYESPRRIVPLISNIAQIDPSREIFAIKEISKKFQNKFFGSAQTVLDKLENANIDGEWCVVLGANELAKNTERISIDDIKSLDIAPKQKAKLLSKLTGKSVKSVYAELTT; this is translated from the coding sequence TTGCTCTATTTTATCCCCACGCCTATAGGCAACTTAGCCGACATCTCCTTGCGTGCATTAAGCACGCTAAAGGAGTGTAGCGTCATACTTTGCGAAGACACTAGAATAAGCAAATCTCTAATCACACTTTTAAACCAGCGCTTTGATGCTAGAATAAATATAGATAAATTTATAAGCGTCCACAGCCATAATGAGGCTGAGTTTGTATCAAATTTAACGCCTAGCTTTTTTGATAAAAATGTAGCCTATCTAAGCGATGCTGGCATGCCTGGTATCTCAGACCCAGGGGCGGGGCTTGTTAAATATGCGCTTAAAAACGGCATAGAATTTGAAGTTCTAGCAGGGGCAAACGCGGCATTAATAGCCCTTGTGTCAAGCGGTTTTTGCGAGAAAGAATTTGTCTTTTTGGGATTTTTGCCAAATACAGGCACCCAGAGAAAAGAGGCTCTGCAAAATGCGCTAAATCAGCCCTATCCAGCCATAATCTATGAAAGCCCACGTAGGATAGTGCCACTAATTTCTAACATAGCTCAAATAGACCCAAGTCGTGAGATATTTGCCATTAAAGAGATAAGCAAAAAATTCCAAAATAAATTTTTTGGTAGCGCTCAAACTGTTTTAGATAAGCTAGAAAATGCAAACATCGATGGCGAATGGTGCGTAGTGCTAGGCGCTAATGAGCTAGCTAAAAACACTGAACGCATTAGTATAGATGATATTAAAAGCCTCGATATTGCTCCAAAACAAAAGGCAAAACTCCTATCAAAACTCACTGGCAAAAGTGTAAAAAGTGTGTATGCAGAATTAACCACATAA
- the rpmE gene encoding 50S ribosomal protein L31 codes for MKKEIHPEYVEATVTCACGNTFKTKSNKAEIRVDICSACHPFFTGSEKIVDSAGRVEKFKKKYALK; via the coding sequence ATGAAAAAAGAGATACACCCAGAATACGTAGAGGCAACTGTAACTTGTGCTTGCGGAAATACCTTTAAAACTAAGTCAAATAAAGCAGAGATTAGAGTAGACATCTGCTCAGCTTGCCACCCATTTTTTACTGGTAGCGAAAAGATAGTAGATAGCGCAGGACGCGTAGAGAAATTTAAGAAAAAATACGCACTTAAATAA
- a CDS encoding RsmE family RNA methyltransferase, translated as MYHECAGDERVGFDADMLSHIKARRMRESERLEMRNLKDECVYIYEIRQLSRRDGFAELVFTSQKPVIKSGFCLAWAVIDPKSVQKALPALNELGVERISFIYCDYSQKNFRLDFDKLERICALSSQQCGREYLMSFELYESLDKFIASHENVALLDFGGEALGAHAGGFIVVGAEGGFSQRERELVRQKYSLNTISILRSETAAIALAAKSLA; from the coding sequence ATGTACCACGAGTGCGCGGGCGATGAGAGAGTGGGCTTTGATGCGGATATGCTATCGCATATAAAAGCTCGTAGGATGCGTGAGTCTGAGCGGCTTGAGATGAGAAATTTAAAAGACGAGTGCGTCTATATTTACGAGATTAGGCAGCTTAGTAGGCGAGATGGCTTTGCTGAGCTTGTTTTTACATCGCAAAAGCCTGTGATTAAGAGCGGATTTTGCCTAGCGTGGGCGGTGATTGACCCAAAGAGCGTACAAAAGGCTCTGCCTGCGCTTAATGAGCTTGGCGTGGAGCGCATAAGCTTTATTTATTGCGATTATTCGCAGAAAAACTTCCGCCTTGATTTTGATAAGCTTGAGCGTATTTGCGCGCTCTCAAGCCAGCAGTGTGGGCGCGAATATTTGATGAGTTTTGAGCTTTATGAAAGCCTTGATAAATTTATCGCTTCGCACGAGAATGTGGCACTGCTTGACTTTGGCGGCGAGGCTTTGGGGGCGCATGCTGGAGGCTTTATAGTCGTTGGTGCGGAGGGTGGTTTTAGCCAAAGAGAGCGTGAGCTAGTTAGGCAAAAATATTCGCTTAATACGATTAGTATATTGCGCTCTGAAACCGCTGCGATAGCGCTTGCGGCGAAAAGTTTAGCCTAG
- a CDS encoding tetratricopeptide repeat protein translates to MAKFYKKACDLAPNEGFASFACYNTGVTYDYGKDGFKQSRKEAARYYKLACDNEKEPNYISCYNLGLLYYDGEGVRQDMAETKYLYSLACDNDIKEACYNLGIAFEQERNLLKAKEYKQKACKLGISQACNL, encoded by the coding sequence ATGGCTAAATTTTATAAAAAAGCTTGCGATTTAGCTCCAAATGAAGGTTTTGCTTCATTTGCCTGCTACAATACAGGTGTTACTTATGACTATGGAAAAGATGGCTTTAAACAAAGCAGAAAAGAAGCAGCTAGATATTATAAGCTAGCTTGCGATAATGAAAAGGAGCCAAATTATATTTCTTGCTATAATTTAGGGCTTCTTTATTATGACGGCGAGGGAGTTAGGCAAGATATGGCAGAGACAAAATATCTATACAGCTTAGCTTGTGATAATGATATTAAAGAGGCTTGCTATAATCTAGGCATTGCCTTTGAGCAAGAAAGAAATCTCTTAAAAGCCAAAGAATACAAACAAAAGGCATGCAAGCTTGGAATTTCTCAGGCTTGCAATTTATAA